A window of Odocoileus virginianus isolate 20LAN1187 ecotype Illinois chromosome 3, Ovbor_1.2, whole genome shotgun sequence genomic DNA:
AGGAGGTAGGCTTTCAGTAGGCCCAAGGGCTACATTTCTAACAGCCACTAGAAGCTGTGATGCTACAGGTCCTAGTACGTTGGTCACACTTCGGCTAACAAGGCTCTGGTCCTGTGTTAGAGTCAGATACAGTTAAGTTTATGTCTTCTCTACCAAAATGATTTCTATatgtaattttgaaagaaaaaaaattcactgactACAGAGGTTGCAATAGACTGTATTTAACTCTTTACATAAGGGGTCTTGAATGACATCAAATAGTAAACATCAGATAAAAGACTTTGAAGTAGGCAGAATAAGTGTCTCTAGAAGATGTCCATATCCTAATTCCAAGATCTTTAAACATGTCAGCTTATATAAAGGGGAGAACAGCtagcatataaaataaatttgttaatcattgactttaaaatgaaaagattagcttgtccagtcaatcctaaaggaaatcaaccctgaacatccAGTGCTTTCAAGCtgtgatgctgaagttgaagccccagtattttggccacctgatgtgaagagctgactcatgtgagTCACTGTGactcatgtgaagagctggctcctGATAGttggaaagcttgaaggcaaaaggagaaaggggcaacagagaatgaagtggttggatggcatcactgattccatGGCTAGGAATatgacaaactctgggagacagtgaaggacagaggagcctggtgtgctgcaggccacagggtcacaaagagttggacatgtctcagcgactgaacagcaacaaacaaaCCAGGCTGATGTAAGGTAATTTCAATGGTTCTATAAATATGGAGGAGAGAAGAAGAACTGGAGTCAGGGTCAGATTTGAAGATGCTATACTGCTGACTTCGAAGATGGAGAAAGGACCATGAGACAAGGAATTCAGGTGCGCTTGGAAAGGGGTCTAAGAAGGCAATGCATTCTTCCCCTGGAGTGTCCAGGTGGATCCCAGTTTTAGCAGACATCTTCTATTCAGTCCAGTTAGAAGGAATATCAACTTCTGATCTCAAAAAAATCGCTAGGGTAGTAATGCCTCATTGCAGCAATAGGAATGTAACACACACGTTTATCTAATAAATCCAGTTCTCTGAAATTGAATTTAAACTGTTTAATTCAGTCACTTAGTTTCCTCTGGATAAAGGTATTTGTATTGAAATCCTATTTtagtaggagaaaaaaattagagtCAACTTGTAAATAGTTACCTCATTTGCTGGTACATTGAATTTCATGTTGCAGAAATATAAATGTGGTTCTGTCTTGAGGACTTTAGATAGGAAAAGTATTTCATATCAAAATAAGGTCACAcatgctatttaaaaatttttttttctgaatttctacattcttttattgctgttgtttagctgcCATGTGTATataactcttttgagaccctatggactgtagcctgccaggctcctctgtccatgggatttgccaagcaagaatactggagtaaattgccattgccttctacaggggattttcctgacccatgaatcaaacctatgtctcctacattgatatgcagattctttatcactaagccaccatGGGCTTCCCTCCTTGAATTTCATGTTAATTCAAACATCTATTATTTTCACTTCTTTACCCTTCAATTTTATGTAAAGTTATTTTTCAGCATAATAAATGggattataaatgaaaatgtgtgtgtatgtacatgtaccTGTGTGGGtttaagagaaatatatatactaataatagaaatacaaataatacaaatacaaataataatacaCACTCCTTATGCTTTGAATACATTCTTTCAACTAtactatttttatacatttcatgTTTTCTCACACCCCCtctcaaaagttatttttattattctgcaCTGCCTTCAGAAACAAGGAAGAAATCTGTGGGGATACACTTGTATCAACTACATGTGTActtgctcagtcgttcagttgtgtctgactcttttcgaccccatggactatagcctgccaggctcctctgtccatgggatttcccaggcaagaatactgcagtggattgccatttcctactgcaggggatcttcttgacccaggatttgaaagtgcatctcctctgtctcctgcattgtctggtggattcttttaccactgcaccacacaAATCATAAAACTATTGTACACCTTCTTAAGATATATGTAAATGGAACCAGGCAATGAgtactcttaattttttttcatttatttttattagttggaagctaattacttcacaatattgtagtggtttttgccatacattgatatgaatcagccatggatttacacgtgttccctattcctgaacccccctcccacctccctcctcatcccatccctctgtgtcatcccattgcaccagccctgagcacttgtctcatgcatccaacctggactggccatCTGTTTTGGAATTCTTCAATTTGTACACTTTAATGGACATAGTTTATTATATGCAATAATGCTTTAATTAaggtattaaaatttaaaagttctagTGCGCATACTGGATTAGGGTCTGAAGCCCAGGAAGCTGAGTCACACCTAACAGGGGCAGGGCATATCTCTTcgaactggggggaaaaaaaagagttctatATGTGAATATTGAAATAGTGGAATTAATAAGCAAATTTTCCTTGCAAACTAGAACATTAACTTACATAggtataaaaacataaattggTTCAAGTTGAAAGAGCAGTATAGCCACACACATCATCATGGATGAGCCTTAGAAACACAATAAAGAGATTCATGTCTGACTACAGTCTCATGAGAAACCTGAAGAGATCAATACAACTCCAAGCTGACCATCCCATATgataataaagatattttattaaacaattttattttagaaaagttgtATGCAGCAATAACTAACTGATAAAATAGTCAAATTGGATAGAACTGAGGGCAATCTTAATAATCTAATTCTTCATGCTCTAGGTATTTGTTTTGATATTTGAAGACAGCATTCATGAACTTTGTTATTCAAGTTTATTTCATATAACTGTATGAAAAAGTGACTCATTGATGTTGTTTTGAGGTCACAACAGGAGATTGGAAGGACATCGGTGTTTTCACAACAGCAGTGACCCTGAATCAAGAATTCGTTTCATACTGAGTCATGCCTTGATTATGAAGATGGTACATAATGGATGGCATTGATGTTCATTTACTGCTCTATTCATTAGTTATGACAATACATTGAATAATGGGAGAAATTTAATTTAGAGACACAGAAAGTAATATTTTATGTAAGTATTGGAAATTTTTAGGCAGAGacgagaaaaataatttaataaaaaatgaaagcatactTCCAGTCCTTCAGCTGAATGAGCACACCTTACAAATGGACACTGAAAGTCCGTATTTCAGTGAGTGGAAAACTCATTGAAATAGAGtcgaaaaagaaaaattctgaactGCCTGACAATATCTGCAGAGTAATAAATGAATGATTGTATATTTTCCTTCATCTTACTGAAGATCAACTCTACTGCCCGAtcatattatttcaatattttttctatatttgtctTTTGCTGTAGATTCCACTTGAAGACATGTATTTTATTATCCACttgaaaacatgtattttattacCAATTTTTTCCAGCAACTATGGTAGACACAGTTGGCATAAGCCATGTACCAGAGCCTAATGAGTAGAAAAAGAACATGACCAGTGATAATATCCAGTATGTTAAAGTTTGGAttatcaggaagagaaattaaggtaaTGATGTGCAAAGAATGATGTTCACAAAAGTGATAAAGAATGGTCTCAAATTCTTCTCTGtaataatgttatataaatagcTATCTTGCCAAGAGGAGTTTCCTCCCCATAGGAGTAGTACAGCTACTattaccatgaaaaaaaaatacacggtgtgatttattttgtttgaaaataaattaaatatttcatgttcAAGGTTGGGAATACCATTTGGATAATAGAGATATCACAAAGCTTAAAAGTGAGTTGAATAAACTgtatagaaaatttgaaataaaaatagaaattccaaTAAAATTGGAAGAGACATGTTCTATGTCCACAGTCTAAGCAAAGACTGGGAAGACTTTTGGCTTGCTTTGAGCTCTGCTATCCAGGGCACTTCTTATGCCCTAGGACAATGGCCCTTTTAGAGTCACCTTTCCAAAGAGTATTTTCAGACCCCTctttaagtctttatttctcaGACTGTAGAtaaaggggttcagcatgggtgtgaccacagtgtacatcacCGAGGCTGTTGCACTTGAGTGTGAACTGTTGGTACTGGCAGAGCTAAGGTACACTCCTAAACCCGTAcaataaaataaggaaacaatggagAGGTGAGATGCACAGGTGGAAAATGCTCTATACTTCCCCTGAGATGATGTGATTCCATATATGGAGGAAATTATCTTAGAGTAAGAGTAAAGGATACATGTGAGGGAACCACCAGCCAGCAACACAGCTCCAGAGTACATCACCACATTGTTGAGAAAGGTGTCTGAACTGGCAAATTGGATCATCTGATTgagttcacagaaaaagtgagGAATTTCTAACAAGGTACAGAAGGACAGTCGCAACACCATTAAGCTTTCTAACAAGGAATGCAGGGCACTCATGACCCAGGACACCAGCACCAACAGTTCGCAGAGCTGGGGGTTCATGATGACCGTGTAGTGCAGGGGGTGACAGATGGCCATGAAGCGATCATAGGCCATCACTGTTAGGAGCAAGATGTCCAGTCCTCCAAAAAGTGTGAAGAAATACATCTGGGTGATGCAGGCTTCATAGGTTATAACTTTGCTCTTTGTCTGTATATTCACCAGCATCTTtgggatggtggtggaggtgaaacagatgtctacaaaggacaggttggaaagaaagaagtacatgggggtgtgaagGTGGAGATTTGAACTGACAGCCAGAATAATGAGCAGGTTTCCAAACACAGTGATCAGGTACATGGAGAGGAAAAGCTCAAATATGAAGGGTTGCAATTCTGGTTCTTCTgaaaatcccagaagaagaaacttGGAAACACCTGTTAGGTTCCTTGGTGCCATGTGGTGGTGGTGACTATGAAAAAAAATGGCTAAATAACATGACTTATTTTCACACAAATGGGCATTACTCACAAGGTATAAATGCTactatttacatttccatcaataaATTACTTTTAACATTTTGTCCATGAATTTTGTGCACTTGAGGGCACCTCTTGTGTCACCTCTAATTAACAAACTTGTCCAACTGTCAGTTTCCCCCAGGATGTCATGTATCGTacagttttaataaaattaatt
This region includes:
- the LOC110146553 gene encoding olfactory receptor 7A17-like; protein product: MAPRNLTGVSKFLLLGFSEEPELQPFIFELFLSMYLITVFGNLLIILAVSSNLHLHTPMYFFLSNLSFVDICFTSTTIPKMLVNIQTKSKVITYEACITQMYFFTLFGGLDILLLTVMAYDRFMAICHPLHYTVIMNPQLCELLVLVSWVMSALHSLLESLMVLRLSFCTLLEIPHFFCELNQMIQFASSDTFLNNVVMYSGAVLLAGGSLTCILYSYSKIISSIYGITSSQGKYRAFSTCASHLSIVSLFYCTGLGVYLSSASTNSSHSSATASVMYTVVTPMLNPFIYSLRNKDLKRGLKILFGKVTLKGPLS